ggaaaagcagcaccAGAGGGAAGGAGCCATGCTGGAAGGGACGGGGATGGTCAGAGCCATATTTTATCCACAGCAGGAAAGCAGTGGGGACCGACACAAACCCACAGTCCTGCCAGTCCCGGAGCACCCCTCACCACCCCAACGCTGTCCCACGGGCTGCACAGCCCCCTGCGGTCCCAGCCCCCTTTCCCCAGCCCCCTGAGAGGCAAACTGCAAGAAGGGGCCCTTGCAAAGAGCAgggccccagcaccccagggaaCCTCGCTGGGCTCCGTCCCGCTGCGGGGAGCGCCTCTCCGTGCCAGCCTCGTCCTCCAGGCACACACCCAGGCCAGAACTGGCCCCCACAGGGTCAGACATCCCAGCTGTGGCACACGCAGGGGCTTCTCTTGTTCGAGTTACATCGAGGCCCCCCTCAGATGATGGTGACGGCTTGCAGCATGTCCGCCAGCACGTACGAGCTGTCCCAGGGGcgcccaggctgctgcagggcccccTCCAGCACCCGGGCGCGTGCCCCAAGCTCCGTGGGGTCGCGctgccccgcggggctgggctggcagaACAGGATCTCGTTGACCTCCCCGTCGATGCGACGCGCGTAGAGCAGGGGGAAGACCTCCCTGAGGACGGCCAGGACAGACTCCTTCAACCGGGCGTCGCGGCACACCAGGTTAAGCACGAAGACTCCTGCAGCAGGGCGAGAGCGGGGTTCAGAAGTCTGCGAGCCCCGAGATCCCCCGCACACCGCCCCGCTCGCCACCTCGCTGCACAAACACAGCTCAGCTGGTGCCACCGGTGCCACCAGCTCCCTCTCTCGCACAGCCCCTGGCAGCACGACGAGCACCCTTGGCCCAGCTCCACGTCCCTGCCACCGCCTGGGGCGTAGGCGGCCGCACGGTCTGTTCCCAGGTACCACCTACACCCTCTGCCTTCCGCAACCTTTCTTCGCACCCCCGGGGATTTCTCAGCCTGCCTGACCCCGCAGCGCTGCAGCCCACCCGTTGCACCTCGTGCTCCCTTTCTCTGTGCCATCACAACGCCCACTAAAACCACCCGGAGCTGAGATCTGCTGGGAGCAGCGGCTTCCACGCAGCGATCCTGGCCGTGGCCACCGTTTTCCAGGACGAGGAAGGGTGGCACAGCCCCATCACTCAGACCCTGCGCAGGACcagccagcccggccccggggacTGCAGGGGCACCACCAGAGCTCCCCTCGTACCTTCTGGCTTGAGGATGGTGTTAACTTTCTGCAGGAAGGGCTTTTCCACAAAGGCTGGGGGCGGGCAGCTCATCCCCACCGTGAGGTCTTTGCTGTCCACATCAAACATGACGGCGTCGtactgggctggggctgcaagAGGGAACACAGAGACTCCTTATTCCTTGGGGCAGGGCTGAGCCACACAGGGTGGGGGAGCAGTGAACAGGGAGGTCAGGACATCCCCTCTACCATATTTCAGCCATTTCTCTCTCATGGGTTTCCTTTGGGAGGTCAGGATGGATGGAAGGAGAGGATTAATCAGCCCGGGACCCGTGCCCCAGCACGCTGGGACGCTCCGCGAGACGGTACCTTCAGCTGCCAGCTTGGCCACGTAGTCCAGGCCATCGGCTACGTGCACCTGCATCCGGTCGCCCTGGGAGAAGCCAAACCAGCAGGTGGCCACCTCCAGCATGCAGGGGTCGATCTCCACCACGGCCACGTGGGCTTGCGAGAAGTAGTCGTGGATGAAGAGGGGCAGGCTGCCACCGCCGagccccaccaccagcaccgcGATCGGGGATCCTGCCGAGAGAGAGCCCGGGTGAGCCGCCAGCACAGCCACGTTCCTGCCTCCCGTCCCACCCGCCTGCCCCaaactgctgctggcagggcgcTGGGGCTCCCCGGCCAGGAATACCCCTCCCCACCTCGTCACCTGGGACGGGGTCAGGGCtccccagcaggcagagccccgcCACCATGGCTTTGTGGTGCTCGCAGCACAGGTAGCTCTTGTCGATTGCCGTGGGAGGCTCGGCAGGGCCGGCTTTCCTCTTGTCTTTCCTCCGTTTCTTCTGGCCTGAAAGACAAGAAGTAAGgtgaggctggaggcaggggctCTTACTGGGGACTAACCGACCCAGCCCTGTCCCACCAGCAACGTAGAGAGCAAAAACACTCCCAGAATCATgctgggagagggcagagcaggtCCCAGCGGGACTTTTACCTTCCTCCTGCGTACCTGGGGGAGGCGCAGGGGCCAGGAGCCGGGCCTCCGACTGCACCACGTTCCTGTTGCTGAGGAAGACGAGGCGGCGGAAGTAGCAGGCGTCGTCCCCCTTGACGTCCTCCACCACGTACTCGCCGCTCAGGGGGCTGGTGTCGCAGTGCCGCACCGTGCGCACCCCGATGTCCCCTCCCACGGACAGGAAGGGCACCTGCAGGGAGGACGGGGACTCGTGGCAGCATCCAGGCTGTGGGGACGGGCGCTGGCCCTGTCCTGAGCACAGCTGGAGGGCTGGGGTGAAGCAGATGGGCCTGGGGGGCAGTGGGATGAGCCGTGGGCAGTGCACGGGACACCAGGCTGCCCCGACACGTGCTGGGGCACTGCAGCTCCGTCTCCCTCGAAGCAGAGGAACTCAGGGCTGGCCGAGGGGCTCCTGGCCCCAATTCTGGGGTAGGCGAACGAGCGGGCTCACCTGCTGCCGGGCGGGGAGGCCCGGCGGGGCCAGCTCCATCACCTTCCCCGACAGCTCCGCCTGGATGCTGGCCATGCCCTCGTAGCGCTGCTCCCTGTGCAGGGCCACGGTGACCAGGCGCCCGAAGCCCGCGCTGGCGGCCAGCTGCCTCCGCCCATCCTCCGTCCCAAAGAGCCACTCGGTTTCTCTGCCCTGCGGGACTGCagatgggggctgcggtcaggAGAGCCCCGGGCAGGTGCCGGCCCCTGCGCGACCACCCCGGCCTTCAAGGGAGGAGCTGCGGGGTACAGAGAGGCATCACGAGGAGGTACCGCTGCGTGACACAGCCTCACACCTCCAGCCACGCTCCACAACTGAAGATCAAGAGCCAGGACCCTCCCCGATCTGGGCAGGCTCAAGCAGGGGGCTGCAAAGGCCACGTTTCATGATAAGGGGGTGTCCGATGGCCTTGCTACTCAGATTGCTACAGCCCTGGGCTTTGCAGGCACACAGGGAGCAGACAGCATTTCTGGCAGAGCCTGACGCAGCTCTGGAAATACCTGTCCCGCTGCAAAGCTGACTAAGACATCAACCAAACCCCCCAAAACCGAGCCATTTCCCTCTCCAACTCCAACAGGACCAGGACCACTGCTGGTACGGCAGCTCCTGGGTGGAGCGCTGtcaggctgcaggcagaagcTGTACTCACTGATGAAGATGGCGAAGCGGTTGTCCCGGGAGGGCTTCACCGAGGGGCTGTCGACCACGTGCAGCGTGTAGCGAGGCCTCCCGCTGCCTTTTTCACACAGATCCAGGGAAAGCTGCTCTCCGCAGGGGGTTTTgctcagctggctgcagagcagggcgTAATGCTGCCTGTCCCTCACCGCCTCCACCAGCCGCTCCGCGCTCTCCATCCGCATCGGCTTGTCCTGCTCCTCGAGGCAGATCTCCAGGATCTGCTGCGCAGAGCCAGGGATCTTCCTGAACTTTGTCATGACGTACACAAAGACAGGCAGGACAAACTGCTGCTTGTCCCCGCTGCCGGCCACCTCGTGGACACGCACCACCCAGCCTTCTTGAGAGAAATATTCCACCGCTTTCTTGAGCACGTGGGCTTGAGCCAAGGAGACGCAGAGGTAGCGCCCTCCTATCTGCAGGACTCGGCTGACCTCGGCAAACATCCTGTCCACCTTGGACAGAGTGGCCTCCTCGTCGTCGGTGAGGATGGCATCCAGCGTGCCTTTGTCGAGGACCACCTGGAAGCGGGCGTCAGGGAAGTCCATCTGGAGCATGTCCATCAGCACGTAGCTCATCTTCGGCCTCTTGCTGGCGCTCCGCTCCTGCATCTGACAGATCACAGCGTCGCTGATGTCGATGTTCACGATGTCCTCGCACATCCCCGTGTCGTACATCTGCTCGCTCAGCTCCGAGTTCCCACAGCCGACCACGAGAACCTGGGAAGGGAGACAAGAGCAGCCGTGATGGCGAGAACGCCCTGAACATGCGTCCCAAAGCATTTTACAAGCAAACACCACAGGCATCAACCACGAGCCCTCAGTGAAAGCTACGCCTGTAGCGCCTACAAACCCACCCTCCAAGGCcctaaaataacatttttatagagAAGTCACCCTGGCACAGAGCGATGCAACTACACTGCACGTCTTCTGGGGATTATCTGGGTGTTTCTGCCCCCAGAGCCCCATCCTAGGGTGAGGCCGGGGCCTCTCCTGTGCTCTTGCCCCAGGGCACCGGAGGCTTCTAGTGTTTTGCACCACCAGATGCTGACACCGCTTGGGGCACCTCGTGTCCCCTCAGCGAGCCAGTTCCCTCTGTGTTGCTGTGGTAGGGGAGGGTAAAGCAGAGTTAAAGCTTCCCCAACCCCATGCTCAGAGGACGGGCTGGACCAGCACAGCCTTCCAAAGCACGACGCCACCTGGGCAGGCACCCGAGCCGGGGGGGAGCCCCCAGGCGGGGCCAACCCCTGCTCGGCcgcggggcgcgggcggcgccgcgccggGGCCTCACCTTGTCGCGGGGCCGGACGTACTTGCGCAGGACGGGGCAGAGCTCGGGGAAGGCCCCGTACCACTCGAAGGGCCGCCGGCCGCGCTGCCGGAAGAAGCGATCCCAGTACCGGGCCGAGCCGAActcggcggggccgcggggcagcAGCTCCATGGCGGGGCCGGCCTCGAACCCGCggccctccgccgccgccgcgccccctCTGACGTCATCCCCGCGCGCAGCGCGCCCGTTCCGCCCGACGCCCGCGCAGCCGATTGGCTGCCGGCCTCCCCCTCGGCCGCTTCCTATTGGCTGAGCGGCGGGAAGCGCGCCAAATTCTCCCGCGGGTGGCGCGCcgcggccgcgccgcgccgggACCGGGAGGGAAGCCCCGGGCGGAGAAC
This Cygnus olor isolate bCygOlo1 chromosome 8, bCygOlo1.pri.v2, whole genome shotgun sequence DNA region includes the following protein-coding sequences:
- the EEF1AKNMT gene encoding eEF1A lysine and N-terminal methyltransferase, with protein sequence MELLPRGPAEFGSARYWDRFFRQRGRRPFEWYGAFPELCPVLRKYVRPRDKVLVVGCGNSELSEQMYDTGMCEDIVNIDISDAVICQMQERSASKRPKMSYVLMDMLQMDFPDARFQVVLDKGTLDAILTDDEEATLSKVDRMFAEVSRVLQIGGRYLCVSLAQAHVLKKAVEYFSQEGWVVRVHEVAGSGDKQQFVLPVFVYVMTKFRKIPGSAQQILEICLEEQDKPMRMESAERLVEAVRDRQHYALLCSQLSKTPCGEQLSLDLCEKGSGRPRYTLHVVDSPSVKPSRDNRFAIFIIPQGRETEWLFGTEDGRRQLAASAGFGRLVTVALHREQRYEGMASIQAELSGKVMELAPPGLPARQQVPFLSVGGDIGVRTVRHCDTSPLSGEYVVEDVKGDDACYFRRLVFLSNRNVVQSEARLLAPAPPPGQKKRRKDKRKAGPAEPPTAIDKSYLCCEHHKAMVAGLCLLGSPDPVPGSPIAVLVVGLGGGSLPLFIHDYFSQAHVAVVEIDPCMLEVATCWFGFSQGDRMQVHVADGLDYVAKLAAEAPAQYDAVMFDVDSKDLTVGMSCPPPAFVEKPFLQKVNTILKPEGVFVLNLVCRDARLKESVLAVLREVFPLLYARRIDGEVNEILFCQPSPAGQRDPTELGARARVLEGALQQPGRPWDSSYVLADMLQAVTII